The Lathyrus oleraceus cultivar Zhongwan6 chromosome 5, CAAS_Psat_ZW6_1.0, whole genome shotgun sequence genome includes the window ATTAAGCACTTAAAAGCTTTTGTCTAAGGTAGTTAATGAGAAGTAAGGTGGCAAATATTTAAATCTGCAAAAGTCTGAAAAGAAAACATAACGGAAACATATCGGATATAGCCATGAGTGGATCTAAAATCTTAATCCATCtcacattaaaaatgaatgaGAGATGAAGCAGGTTTGTGGACACTGCGTATTTTAAGtctaaaaatataaaatttatgTTAATGTACCGTGTTCGTAAAAATTCgcaaaagaaaaataaaatacaTTAAAGGGTATGAGCTTAAATTCTTAATTTGTCTTGCATTAAAGTGTAGACAAAACAAAACAGACATGATGAATGGCCAATGAATCAAACAATTTTACTATCACTATGAGTCAATAAAACATCTAAGACGTACTTGTTACATTTCTTCCATTTCTTCCAACGCGTTATGTCTAGTTATTTCTATAAGACTAGAATAAAATCTAGTTGTAAAGGATAAAAGTTACCATCCATGTTTTTTTTACAAATTTTTCTATAACTCTAAAAAATAAATACCGCAAAGCTATATAAATAGAGTGACGTTTTTATTGAAATAATACTATATAAATACGATGAATCTATTAAATACAAGTGGGGCTAATACATAATGGATAATTTATTAGACATGGCTTATGACAACCTCATGCATGGAATGAGAATCCAATGCAATTCTGAGTTAATGGAAGAGTAAATTTTGGGTAGAACAATAATGAAAAAGATGTTTGGGATGCAAATTGTTATATATATATCACTAGATCATATTGATTTTGTAACAAAAGTACAAGAATAATTAAAACTTTGGTATAGAAATGAAGAAACAAGTTGTACTAGAAAATTGATACTAGTATTACTCAGTTTTAGAATCGGTCCAAAATTGATGATTTAGACAACCGACTTGAGAGACAACTCTCATCCATTTGTACATCAATTTCTGGGTCCGAATAATAACACTGATCCTACTATATAACAACATAAATTAATTAACCAAGTTTCCTAATTAAGATTAAGACAATTAACCaactaattttttttatttatatatcAAACTTTGGCTCTTGTTTCGATTATTGCATACACCAGTATTGCATTATTCAACGTGATGACTGGAAaaatgtttatatatatataaaagatgCTAATAATAATAAATGTGAAAAGGATCGAATTCTTAAACATTGTCGGTGGGCATTTGTCACATTCGCATAAATCTTGAGAAgaaaaaaaatctaattaaaGAATTATCTTGGTCGATAATAGGTTGAAAATTGTTTAGAATTTGAACACTTTGACTTGTAAGTTGTTCTAAGTTAAATCTCATGTTGATCCACATGGCATTAAATTCTTCTTCTTTGGGTTTGGTCATTGGCCAAACTAGCCAAACCAATTACAAAAATGCTTTTATAACAAACAATTTAACATATTAAAACATGTAGTACTAGTACTATATAGTCTTAAAAAATGAAAAGTGCAAGAAGAATTGAAGAATTTACTTTGTTAGTGTTTGTTATATTGCCAACAAAGTTAATGAATGGCAGTGTATTTTATTTGTGAATTTAATTAGACCATAGGGTTGACATATTGGCACGTGAAAAGCACATGGTACAAGTGCAAGTGCAAGTATTTCTTCATTCATAGCTGGAATTGGCAAGGCCCACGCACTATAGTACTTAATACAACAATACAAAAAAGGATTATAATATCACTGTAATAATATTATTACGTATATTATATTACTATATAGTACTATCATATAGAACAGTTATGCTAAGATAATTTAGGCTTAAATTCTACTCTAcgtttttttttcttcttattttgACTAAAATTTGATTTTAGTGTTACTTTATTAATTTTAAAGATAACTTGTATTTTTTTAAAGTATAAGTTAAAAAGTTTAAATAATAAGGTAGATATTAAATATTGAAAAAACTAAActttaaaaatttaaaatagtCAAATCAGAATTTAATAAGTACTAATATTTTGCATTTAATATTTACAACTTGTGCCCCTAgtatttttatgttttttttctaTCTTAGTATTTTCCTATTTTTAATTACAGGTGTTAGGTGTCCCTTGTTTTTTAATTTCTTCTTCTTCTCGAATTTTTAAAgatttattatatttattaatagtattatatttattaataatGTAAAATTTTATTTGATAATATAATAGAAATTTAAAGGCATTGTACTGTCAATGTAAATTAATTTTATATCATCATTCAATAGAATTATAATATTCTATTGTATCATATCAGTATTTATACATGTGATTTGATAAGATATTTCTCTATAATTGTTTGAGAGTgtaaaataaatattttataatgTATATTCTTTTTTCTTATGGAATATTGataatttgaaaaaaatataaaatcaCTAATTTTCAAAAGAGTAATTTATGCGGAAAAAGAGAGTAATTTTACATTTTATTGATGAatgttttattaaaaaaattggAATTGGATTTCACATCCAAATAGTATTATGTTATCAATTAGAGAGgtaaaattaaaattaaaataaataggACTAGTTTGTTTCAACTTTCTTAAATGATTTTCATAgtattatatatttttatttaaaaataattttagatttttaaaatattattttaagtatatttattattttattataattatttttgGATATTGcaatttgaattttttttataaaattacttttgaaatagAATTATTTTTACAATTTTAtgattttaaatattttaatcTTTAATAATATAAGTTATGATCATTTATATGGTTCGGAGGGAGTGAGATCACAAGAACATCGCCTATTATTTGAAAACAAGTCTTGCTCTCCTAAAGCACGAGGCGGTACCAGCTTGATTTTATTAGCTGAGTGAGCATGAGCAAAGCCAACTCGGTAAAGCTACTTTAAAATTTTAGTGGCAAAAGGTTAACCATCAAATGGGTTCATAGCTACTATATCAAGAACGATAACTTTATGACGGTTCAAGCGAAAAATAACTCTACTCACGGATACCTGAAAATAATTCTCAATCAAAGGAGTGTGGTTCAACATATACAAGGGTGGAATAATATCCAAATGAATGTAAAGTTTTCAACAAAGAAGATGTACTACTCCCTCAAAGAGACTTATGGGATGGTGTAGTGGAGAAAGGTACTTTATGATAATATGGCACGATCAAAATTTATTGATCGACTTGCAACAAAAGAGAGATTACACATGTTTGATTTGATCAACAATGATTGTCGTTGAAACACATATGAAATTGGATACTAGAATGACTCCAAGTTTCACATTTATCAAAGGAATAGAAAGAAAAACATCAATGGATCATTATGAATAGCAAGGGAAAAGGTGGAAAACTAAAATGCCCAATCAATCGTGGCAGAAACGATTTATAAAACATAGAAATGTAGGGATAACATAAGTTACAGAAACCATGTAAATAATAACGATTTATGAAACATGAAAATATAGGAAAGATATGAGTTACGGAAACAATGTAAATAATACAAGTATATGAGGCAAATTTACAGACACATTAGATTATAGAGGTGAAATAATTTAGGATTTTCCGTAGTAAATAATGTTTACTTGTTTGATTAATTGAGACTCGATCATTTAAAgtataaattttatttttggatAAATTAATGTATTATTGATTCAAAAAAGGTAAGTTTATGTTATTTGATgttataatttatttatttttaatttatagAAAATGAGCTTAGttttttgatattaaaaaaaataatttatttaaaattaaaacaaaatGCTTATAATATCCATGAGAATTAAATTTATCCAAATGGATTATACTTTCATTTTATCTCAAATAAAAATACCCAACTATATTGgagaaaaaataaataaatggagTATGATTAAGTCAAAATAGGAAAAGAGAAATTAATTTAAGCTAAGTTAACATTACTTAAATATCATTATTACTATTACTACTAGCACTTTCCATGAGTGTTTATGATGGTGTGAAGGGTTAAGTAGAAAAAGAAAGTGGTCTCCAACCAACACCAACCCATCCCACTCTCTCTTTCCTCTCTCCTTCCCTTTATATTAATAATCCTCTCACACCTTCAAACTTCAGGGCTCAACCTCAAATCAAGCTCTCACACATTTAGAGGTAACCCTTTTTTCCTTATCATAAAAAACAATACAATTTCCTCACTCCAACGCAATAAACACTGACACCCATCATCACCTATTTCTTTCTTTAATCACAAACCCCAAATCGAAATCAATCCTATTCCATTTTTGCAGCTTTTTTGCCTATACAGCAAAATGGCTTCTCCACCAGACACAAGCAAAACCGTAAAGCTAGAACGTTACAATAGCTACATCAGAAAAGTTAACAGCACAAAACTCCTTAACGCATCTTCCAAACTTCTCTTCCGAGCCACACTCTTGATAGCACTCGTCCTCGTTTTCTTCTTCACTTTCAATTACCCTCCACTCTCCGACTCCACCAACCACCACTTCCACACTCATTCCCACTTTCTCACCTCCGCATTCGGCGGCGGCGGTGCATGGGAACGCCAAGTCCGTCACTCCGCTACACCGCGCCGTCCTAATGGTTTCACAGTACTTGTAACCGGTGCAGCCGGTTTCGTCGGTTCTCACTGTTCACTCGCTCTTAAAAAACGAGGTGACGGAGTTTTAGGTTTAGATAATTTCAACACCTATTACGACCCGTCGTTGAAGCGCGCGAGACAAGCTTTATTAACTCAGCATCAAATCTTCATTGTTGAAGGTGACCTAAACGACGCGCCGTTGTTAACCAAACTCTTCGATGTAGTTCCGATTACTCACATCCTTCATCTCGCTGCACAAGCCGGTGTTCGTTACGCCATGCAAAATCCACAATCCTACATCAAATCCAACATTGCTGGTTTCGTCAATCTTCTAGAAGTTTCCAAAGCAGCCAATCCTCAACCGGCGATCGTCTGGGCTTCATCAAGCTCAGTTTACGGTCTCAACACGGAGAATCCATTCTCAGAACTTCACCGGACAGATCAACCGGCGAGTCTCTACGCCGCAACTAAAAAAGCCGGCGAGGAAATCGCTCATACTTATAATCACATCTACGGTCTCTCCCTCACCGGACTCCGTTTCTTCACGGTGTACGGTCCTTGGGGAAGACCAGACATGGCGTATTTCTTCTTCACCAAAGATATTCTTCATGGAAAAACCATCGATGTTTACCAGACGCAGGAAGGGAAGGAAGTCGCGCGTGATTTCACCTACATCGACGATATCGTGAAAGGCTGCGTAGGAGCTTTGGACACAGCGGAGAAAAGCACCGGAAGCGGCGGAAAGAAGAAGGCACCGGCGCAATTAAGAATCTACAATCTCGGCAACACATCGCCGGTGCCGGTGGGGAAACTTGTAACGATTCTAGAAAACTTGCTGAGCACGAAGGCGAAGAAACACATCCTCAAGATGCCACGAAACGGCGACGTTCCGTATACGCACGCGAATGTGACATTAGCTTACACAGATTTCGGGTACAAACCAACAACGGATCTTTCAACGGGTTTGAGAAAATTCGTAAAGTGGTACGTTCGTTATTACGGAATTCAGTCAGGGGTAAAAAAGGAAAATCCTCTCAATAACGAACTACCCGAGGATTCCGCTTGATTTGCAATTTGCATCACATCACATGCCTCTCATTTTCAAAAAAgattataaaaaaaaaagaaccttctctcatttttcttgttttttgcttttgtgaaataattattatattttttaaaaaatgttGTTTAATTATTATTGTGTCGGTGAAATGATTAATCATGTAAGAAATATAGATATATGAATATGGTATAGAAAAGAAGAATGATATAAATGTGAAAGAAACAGAAAGCAAGGAGGTGTAGATCTATGAGTTGGAGGAAGAAAAGGGAGGTGTAATGTAATAATTATAAGTGGGGTCTGCTACAAAGGTTGTAGGTCTCTCTTTTTTCTATTGATATAAATTTTCAAGAAAAAAATGGAACAATGATGTTATTATTGAACAAAATATTATTATGTGACATCAAAAACTTTAGTCTCTTTTTCTCTGTCTTTATTcgttttattattttatttatttacaTGTAGTACCGATTTTTTCTTTGTCTACTTTTGTAGCTAATTATTAGTAGTACTCATTATCTTGCTTTGGAGATGCTTTCTTAGTCATCACTCTCTATCAAAAACAGAAGATACTACAAACGGTGTCTTGTGAGTGAAACtccaaattaaaaataaattggATTTATACTTAACAAAGTACTGTAGTACTACTGTATTATAGAGCATGGTTAGCTATATCAAGACACTGACATGGACGGTTAGATTTTGCAAAAATGACAGTGGTAACTTGTTGGGGCAAATATTAGTTACTTTGCTATCAATAAGGAAACGACAGAAAGTGGTGGTTACTAGAATGATAACTTGTCTAGTGTAAAATATGCTTTTGATTGGCCTCTACATTAATTATCCATTACATTGTTGATAACCGATAAGTTTCACCAAACAGACGTATACCACACAACACCACACCTATGAATATGTGAGTGAGTGCTACATCTTCATTACATATAATACTAGAATCCAAAATATTCTTTTCATGTCAATTTCCTTTTCAAAAGTTTGATATTATCTCTTTTGACAAGAAGCATTTCTTTTATCTTTGCTGACCAAAGTGGATGTTGTGTTTCTAATGTGTTTTTACtcattaaaataaaattttattcTTTCAAACAAGATGAATATGTACCAACATTGGAAAGTTTATACTGTATTGAGTTTGAACTTGTGATGAAAAAATATTCAACGGAGACAATCTTAAACACTACAAAAAATGGTCGATTTGTAAATAGCAAAATCTCCCTTTGGTGATGTGTGCGCACACATAAGTTTACTCAAGTCTTGTTTAATTGCTCACCTACTTTACACACTTGAGAATCgagagaaaaataaaaaagtaGAATGAATTACACTACTCATAATAATTACAATGTAAGAGTAACATATGCATAGGTGGCTTGCACTAACCCAACTATCCCTAACTAATTTTGTGATCACTAATAAACTTAACAAATTATGTTATAATAAAAATTTTTTACCTCTGCTTCGCTCTTTCTTATTGGTCAAATAACATCAAAGAATAATTAATTACGTATTTAACACACTACCTAATTCATTCTATTTAAGCTTTCTACACCCATCATATTCCTAAGTCTTTTGAACACATCTTTCTGAACTGACTTAGTCATGATGTCAGCTATCTGATCTTCACATATGCAATGTTCTATACAAAGCCTACATTGCTTACCTGCTCCATAAGATAGTGGAACTTCATCTCTATATGCTTACTTATTTCATGTGTAATGGGCTCTTTGTCAAGTTGATAGACGTGTTTTCAATCTTCATAATCATAGCTTCATAATTCTTGAATTTCATAAATTAAGTTTACCATCCATACAACTTGACATGCATAAAGTGAGGTTGCAATGTACTCTGCCTCACACGATGATAAGGCCATTACTGGTTCCTTTCTTGAACTTCAAGCAATTGTGCCTCTGATAACACTAAATTATACCATTATTTTGACTTGTTTCGTACATGATTTGTTATCATTTTACCTCTATTTTCAGTGTTATGTGGGTACTTTGTCTGTATTTCAGGTATTTGATCATACAAGACCATGTGCGAAGAAATGAAACAATTCGGAtgcaaaacaaagaaaaaaatgGAAATTTGCACTCAAGGCGACCTGCATGGCATTCGCCATGGAGGTAGCCGCCAGGAGGATGACGTGCCCCATGCTTCAACGATCAAAAGACTCGGTCACGTCCACGTTGGAAAGATGGCATTTGCCATGCAGGAGATGACGTTCCTTTGTTTCTACACTGTAGTTGAAATGGGTCGTACTTGCTTTCCACTCTTCCCATGTTTCCCTATTTTTCCTCTCACGAATTGAGAAAGTTTCACATGACATTTTAGGACTTAGGATCTTTGTAAATGGTCATTTTATTTGGCTTTTCAAGATATCCAAGCTTAGCACAAACATAAGCCATAAATTTAGTATCATTAGAGCTTTAACTCCTTACATCAAAGGGTTATCGCATTTTGTTCGTGTATCAAGTTTGGAGCACCTTTATTTTGAGGTTATTTATCTTCTCGCATTTACATTCCGTCGAAGTTTATTTCCGCCTACCCGCATTGTACCAGATTCAAGtctccgattggagcaggttcttattttaTTCAGCTTTATGTATATTTTAATTTCCTTGTCTATTTAGTTTCCTTTCTTTACTTTCCTCGTATTTTATTTCCCGCATTTTATTTCCCCTAATTTAATTTCCTCGCCTTTTCCTTTAAACCGCTTTATTTAAATCTGTCGTTATGTTTAATTCTAAATCCAAACCACATGTCTTTTTATTTACCGTAATCATGTCTAACTAATTTGTGCGTACTAGAATGTGAAGACCGTCAATAAATGGGAGCATGCCAAGATTCAAGCTAGAATCAATAATACCCCAAAAATTATGGAAATCCTAAAGGAAATGGTTCACATTTAAAAGAATAAGGATTTCCACACATGTTATCCAAAAATCAAGATTAATttctaattaaaataaaacccaaggttaattataataaaaaaaatctaaGTGAATTAATATCCAAATCCTAAAGGAACATGCATTTCTAAGTAGTTTATTAAAAGTTAATTAAGAATCAATTCTAGAAAGAAATAATTAAATGCATTAAGCCTCTGTCAGGGGGGTCATTTAGTAAAGGGGAGGTGTAGGAACAAACAAGGGAGCAAGCCCATGTAATTGAGCCCAATTGTCATGGTGTACTATGTTGAAGGGGATGTGGCCAATTAAAAGACGCAGGGCTCAACATCAGGAGGCCCATGGTTGCCTTGTGTTTTCAAAGGGAGTGTATTAGAAAAAGATAGAGTGTTGATAATGAAGCCCCATAAGCCTAGCATGGGAGGCCCACGTGTGAATGGATAAAAAAAGCTTTTacttgtaaaacccaattcaaaacccctttttcttgtgtttttcacacctttGTTACATTCATTTCAAAGACAATTGGAATTATTAGATTTAATCATTTGTTCTTCCTTGTGCCTCTAAATAAGTCTTCCAGTCATCATCCTACTCCTTCTTCTTAAGATCTGCTTCTGAGGTCTTGCCATTTTTGGAGACTTTGGTAGATGAGCATTCATCTTCTATAGCACTAGATCTCTGAGCCATTTCTAGTGCCTCGAATTTCTGATTTTCCTTCCTTGTTTGCTTATTCATCAGATTTCGTATTTCCTTAGCAAAATCTCTCTTGTCATCCTTGAATGTTTTTGTCTTGCCCATTCTTTTAATATACATAAAAACTCCAGAGAAATGTGATCAAGGTGTTAATTCAACATTTGCTTTTATTAAGGTGTTTCTAAGTCAAAATGTTTCTTGAGTCTTGCTGCCTATTCTATGTTGTCATAACCTAGCTTTGATCATCTTGGAACTTGTAGAATTAATGTTTATCTCTCAACAGTTTTTCAgattttctttttattttcttaaatatttctctctctctctctctctctctctctctctctctctctctctctctctctctctctctctctctctctctctctctctctctctctctctctctctctctctctctctctatatatatatatatatatatatatatatatatatatatatatatatatatatatatatatatatatatatatatatatatatatatatatatatatatatacatatatatatatatatatacatatatatatatatatatatatatatatatatatatatatatatatatatatatatatatatatatatatatacctttttcttgtgtttttcacacctttGTTACATTCATTTCAAAGACAATTGGAATTATTAGATTTAATCATTTGTTCTTCCTTGTGCCTCTAAATAAGTCTTCCAGTCATCATCCTACTCCTTCTTCTTAAGATCTGCTTCTGAGGTCTTGCCCTTTTTGGAGACTTTGGTAGATGAGCATTCATCTTCTATAGCACTAGATCTCTGAGCCATTGCTAGTGCCTCAAATTTCTGATTTTCCTTCCTTGTTTGCTTATTCATCAGATTTCGTATTTCCTTAGCAAAATCTCTCTTGTCATCCTTGAATGTTTTTGTCTTGCCCATTCTTTTACTATACATAAAAACTCCAGAGAAATGTGATCAAGGTGTTAATTCAACATCTGCTTTTATTGAGGTGTTTCTAAGTCAAAATGTTTCTTGAGTCTTGCTGCCTATTCTATGTTGTCATAACCTAGCTTTGATCATCTTGGAACTTGTAGAATTAATGTTTATCTCTCAACAGTTTTTCAgattttctttttattttcttaaatatttctctctctctctctctctctctctctctatatatatatatatatatatatatatatatatatatatatatatatatatatatatatatatatatgttggcTTGTAGGATAAAAGTATTTTGGAAATGCTTTTATATATCTGAACCCTCATCAGAACTCATTTATTGCTTAAATCTGAACAATATGTTTTATGCTATCAAGATCAGTTTAATTAACTTGGATAagacttagggggagcttacaaaaTTCAACCTTTGAACTATTAGACTTAGGGGGGCTTACAAACCTCAGACTATGATGTTATTAAGTCAGTTAAACTGACAAACCATTATTCTTAAATATatttgtttgtcatcatcaagaagggggagattgttggaacaagaATTGTTCACATCCATTGGGTTTTGGTGataacaaagtacttaaagaacaattgggtatactaacatatgttcaagtgtgcaggatTATAAAGCTTAAAGTCTACTCAGAATTAACCTTGCTGGAAGCATTTGTTGACAAGCTGAATGTCTCAGATTCCGATGGATCAGAATCTGATGACTCTGAAGGATCAGACTCTGAATGTGGTGGTTTAGCCTCTGAAGGTTCAGACTCTGGTCATGGTATCCCTGCCTCTTATGACAGCTCAGACTCTAGAGACCTCAGCTTAAGGTTCTCAGCTTTTGGTCTGTACGCTATCTCCATAGAAGAACTATCTTGTCAACACCGAACTTAGGGTAAAAGTCAACTAGAGTCCCTTAGTGCAAGGCTCAAGAAAACCTTATGTGACTTTTCTAGTTCGTCCCCTCGTCTGGTttatgtaacaccccaaataaagtaaaagaattatttaattaagttaataatatatttaataatttaattaaataaattgaattattggattattattattattttggaataataattattattggaaaatatacaagtggaataagagaaaaggttttcatttttggaaaaggtttttacgtgaaaactgagaagctgcagagaagaggaaaagggcaaagagctgtagagcaaaggttggagaacagaaaagcttgaagctcgaagagttgccggattgttaaggtaaggggggtttatcgtcgtttaatgggtattatcgattaacatgtaatgggtagtgataagccgtcgattgaccctaattgggatttagaatgctgagaaattatgttgaataagttgtattaaagctggaattgaatttgtgtttgagtgtattgtgaatttctgagcgtatagctttttacggaagttgaatcggaggtccggaagtcctccaacggcggaaaatgtagaaactctgcattctgccttgtgttagcgcaggaactgctgtttcgcctgcgttaaccggttaacccagggtgttaaccggttaacactgttataaattgtgaaaaatgttgagttttgcctgcgttaaccggttaacctatagcgttaaccggttaacactgttgcgttttgcctggaagtgtaattttcctgcgttaaccggttaacctatagcgttaaccggttaacactgttgtagtatgtaaaaatggttgatttttatgatgtaagtgtaattggtgattggcctattgtatccaattgtgataaataaattcgtggagtctatgttgcgaaatgttgatgcaaatatgttgataagttgttttgtggaaaatattaagttgtaggctgatgagccaaagttgaatataagttgttttgttgaaaatgctgagttgtaggctgatgagccaaagttgatttttaagttgttgttgctgaaaaagctgttatgttgtcgttgttattatgttgttgaactttcaagtcgttcatgccatatacattcatatgcattaagtcggggcttttgctcacaccacgttggcctggattggcaaaattatgtggcttttgctcacaccacgttggcctagattggcaaaaattttaagttgaaagttgaaggcttatgccttgatgcccactaaactggcaatgattttaagttgggagttttactccaaatggtaccacatgcatgaagagtcgagtctcatttgagttgcatttacgttgtgtttgaatatgatgttgagttgaatatgctgctaccgaatgcatgatatgatgtgggtgattaacgtgtaaagttacttaacataacatgatgatttataatatttgttatatcgattgaggaactcacccttacagttatatttttcaggtaacgagcagtgagttgagtagaagctagtgcttgaagtctagagtagttttagtgggtcatgctctgatagatgtaacatcgggacgggatgttttatttgttgaataaatgttaattttaagatattacagatgttgaatgtttctatccgctgcgaatttttaaagaagtgtttatgttggattaaataatgagcatgactgatttttacg containing:
- the LOC127083184 gene encoding UDP-glucuronate 4-epimerase 6, which gives rise to MASPPDTSKTVKLERYNSYIRKVNSTKLLNASSKLLFRATLLIALVLVFFFTFNYPPLSDSTNHHFHTHSHFLTSAFGGGGAWERQVRHSATPRRPNGFTVLVTGAAGFVGSHCSLALKKRGDGVLGLDNFNTYYDPSLKRARQALLTQHQIFIVEGDLNDAPLLTKLFDVVPITHILHLAAQAGVRYAMQNPQSYIKSNIAGFVNLLEVSKAANPQPAIVWASSSSVYGLNTENPFSELHRTDQPASLYAATKKAGEEIAHTYNHIYGLSLTGLRFFTVYGPWGRPDMAYFFFTKDILHGKTIDVYQTQEGKEVARDFTYIDDIVKGCVGALDTAEKSTGSGGKKKAPAQLRIYNLGNTSPVPVGKLVTILENLLSTKAKKHILKMPRNGDVPYTHANVTLAYTDFGYKPTTDLSTGLRKFVKWYVRYYGIQSGVKKENPLNNELPEDSA